The following coding sequences are from one Armatimonadota bacterium window:
- a CDS encoding 4Fe-4S ferredoxin translates to MSDLEQRIRDEAMRALTERGAVCVIGFRQGRRPWRVTPHFATTPGQVDQLIWNAACAGNLATYVIAAPKPVAVVLKGCDARALAVLLQEHQVERDQVQIIGVPCAGMIDLAALAPANSATWKRVAGLDDAAGEVVVTAGGKEHRAPRERVLLARCRTCAHPTPALHDVLVGEAVAAPAVEDDRYARVAEIEAMDPLARRQYWLDQFARCIRCNACRNICPLCYCRECVCDLREPRFVAREPNAEDNLLFQCVRAWHAAGRCVDCGECERACPMAIPLRELGRKLEQELRDLFGYQAGMDPAAPPFLAQFAAADEEKSVAGHE, encoded by the coding sequence ATGTCTGATCTCGAGCAACGAATTCGAGACGAAGCGATGCGGGCGCTGACCGAGCGCGGCGCGGTGTGCGTCATCGGCTTTCGCCAGGGGCGGCGGCCGTGGCGGGTGACGCCGCATTTCGCGACGACGCCGGGGCAGGTTGACCAGCTGATCTGGAACGCGGCCTGCGCGGGGAACCTGGCGACCTATGTCATCGCCGCGCCCAAGCCGGTGGCGGTGGTGCTCAAGGGGTGTGACGCGCGCGCGCTGGCGGTGCTGCTGCAGGAGCACCAGGTGGAGCGCGACCAGGTGCAGATCATCGGTGTCCCCTGCGCGGGCATGATTGACCTCGCGGCGCTGGCGCCGGCGAACTCGGCAACGTGGAAGAGGGTGGCCGGGCTCGACGATGCCGCGGGCGAGGTGGTAGTGACGGCCGGCGGCAAGGAGCACCGCGCGCCGCGCGAGCGGGTCCTGCTCGCGCGCTGCCGCACCTGCGCCCACCCCACCCCGGCGCTGCACGACGTGCTGGTGGGGGAGGCGGTCGCCGCGCCCGCCGTGGAGGATGACCGCTACGCGCGGGTGGCGGAGATCGAGGCGATGGATCCGCTCGCCCGCCGCCAGTACTGGCTCGACCAGTTCGCGCGCTGCATTCGCTGCAACGCGTGCCGCAACATCTGCCCGCTGTGCTATTGCCGCGAGTGCGTGTGCGACCTGCGCGAGCCGCGCTTCGTCGCGCGCGAGCCCAACGCCGAGGACAACCTGCTGTTCCAGTGCGTGCGCGCGTGGCACGCGGCGGGGCGCTGCGTGGACTGCGGCGAATGCGAGCGCGCGTGCCCGATGGCGATACCGCTGCGGGAGCTGGGGCGCAAGCTGGAGCAGGAGCTGCGCGACCTCTTCGGCTACCAGGCGGGCATGGACCCGGCGGCGCCGCCGTTCCTGGCGCAGTTCGCCGCCGCCGATGAAGAGAAAAGCGTCGCGGGCCACGAGTAG
- a CDS encoding hydrogenase iron-sulfur subunit → MPGVEEKVEAGQGAQTPAEGTLTQPLPGRERGTGGPRLLAFLCNWCSYAGADLAGGGRLQYPPNVRILRVPCSARVDPAFVLRAFRLGMDGVLVAGCHPGDCHYSEGNFYTRRRLAIFTPFLNYLGVHPKRFRLEWISASEGRRFAQVIREMVADLEELQRQGELPERNLSPFQGEDGPICRAG, encoded by the coding sequence ATGCCGGGAGTAGAAGAAAAGGTCGAAGCCGGCCAGGGCGCGCAGACGCCGGCAGAGGGCACCCTCACCCAACCTCTCCCTGGAAGGGAGAGGGGCACTGGCGGCCCACGGCTGCTGGCGTTCCTGTGCAACTGGTGCAGCTACGCGGGCGCGGACTTGGCGGGCGGCGGCAGGCTGCAGTATCCGCCCAACGTGCGGATTCTGCGGGTGCCGTGCTCGGCGCGGGTGGACCCGGCGTTCGTGCTGCGGGCGTTTCGCCTGGGCATGGACGGCGTGCTGGTGGCCGGCTGCCACCCGGGGGACTGCCACTACAGCGAGGGCAACTTCTACACCCGGCGGCGGCTGGCGATCTTCACGCCGTTCCTGAATTACCTGGGCGTGCACCCCAAGCGCTTCCGCCTGGAGTGGATCAGCGCCTCCGAGGGGCGTCGCTTCGCCCAGGTCATCCGCGAGATGGTGGCGGACCTGGAGGAGCTGCAGCGGCAGGGGGAGCTGCCGGAGCGTAACCTCTCTCCCTTCCAGGGAGAGGACGGCCCGATCTGTCGGGCCGGGTGA
- a CDS encoding CoB--CoM heterodisulfide reductase iron-sulfur subunit A family protein, whose amino-acid sequence MRRVGVFVCWCGSNIAKTVDVAKVVAEAAKLPGVVYATDYKYMCSEPGQKMIQAAIQEHHLDAVVVSSCSPTLHESTFQRCIADAGLNPYVFQMANIREQCSWVHSDRDLATAKALDQTAIAVGTATKGRPLARSEVPITKRALVIGAGIAGIQAALDLAEAGYPVTVVERQPSIGGRMAQFDKTFPTMDCAACILTPKMVDAAKHPNITLLTWSEVEKVAGYVGNFEVAIRKRARSVNAEKCIGCGVCEEKCPSKVTSEFDAGLGTRKAIFRPFPQAVPNVPVIDRDHCRHFQTGKCGVCAKVCPAEAVDYDQGDELLSERFGAIVVATGCDLYDPARMTEYGGGRFADIITGAQFERLVNVGGPTEGHIVRLSDHQAPKTVVFIQCVGSRDDTKGYPYCSKVCCMYTAKHATLVKEKLPGCEVYVFYMDIRAAGKGYEEFVRRAQEDLGVKYLRGRVSRIYPAGDQLRVKGADSLAGVAVEIDADLVVLATALRARDDVAAVARMLNIQTDQYGFFTEAHPKLRPVENIFAGIYLAGACQYPRDIPDTVAAASAVAGKVCGLFARDSILSEAKISEVNAARCSGCLTCKEICPYDAIEAEIITDRITREERTVAKVNEAVCQGCGACVAACRAAALNLRGFTDEQILAGMEALCRE is encoded by the coding sequence GTGCGCAGGGTAGGCGTATTTGTCTGCTGGTGCGGTTCGAATATCGCGAAGACGGTGGACGTGGCCAAAGTGGTGGCCGAGGCCGCCAAGCTGCCCGGCGTGGTCTATGCCACCGACTACAAGTACATGTGCTCCGAGCCGGGTCAGAAGATGATCCAGGCTGCGATCCAGGAGCACCACCTGGATGCGGTGGTGGTGTCCTCGTGCTCACCCACGCTGCACGAGAGCACCTTCCAGCGCTGCATCGCCGACGCCGGGCTCAACCCCTACGTCTTCCAGATGGCCAATATCCGCGAGCAGTGCTCGTGGGTGCACTCGGATCGCGACTTGGCGACCGCCAAGGCGCTGGATCAGACCGCCATCGCCGTCGGCACCGCCACCAAGGGCCGGCCCCTGGCGCGCTCCGAAGTGCCCATCACCAAGCGCGCGCTGGTGATCGGCGCCGGCATCGCCGGCATCCAGGCCGCCCTCGACCTCGCCGAGGCCGGCTACCCGGTAACGGTGGTCGAGCGCCAGCCCTCCATCGGCGGGCGCATGGCCCAGTTCGACAAGACCTTCCCCACCATGGACTGCGCGGCGTGCATTCTCACCCCCAAGATGGTGGACGCCGCCAAGCACCCCAACATCACGCTCCTGACGTGGTCGGAGGTGGAGAAGGTTGCGGGGTATGTCGGCAACTTCGAGGTGGCCATTCGCAAGCGCGCGCGCTCGGTCAACGCCGAGAAGTGCATCGGCTGCGGGGTGTGCGAGGAGAAGTGCCCGAGCAAGGTCACCAGCGAGTTCGACGCCGGGTTGGGCACGCGCAAGGCCATCTTCCGCCCCTTCCCGCAGGCGGTGCCCAACGTGCCGGTGATTGACCGCGACCACTGCCGCCACTTCCAGACCGGCAAGTGCGGCGTGTGCGCCAAGGTGTGTCCGGCAGAGGCGGTGGACTACGACCAGGGCGACGAGCTGCTGAGCGAACGCTTCGGCGCCATCGTCGTCGCCACCGGGTGCGATCTCTACGATCCGGCGCGCATGACCGAGTACGGCGGCGGCCGTTTCGCCGACATCATCACCGGCGCGCAGTTCGAGCGCCTGGTCAATGTTGGCGGGCCCACCGAGGGGCATATCGTGCGTTTGTCTGACCACCAAGCGCCCAAGACGGTCGTCTTCATCCAGTGCGTGGGCTCGCGCGACGACACCAAGGGCTACCCCTACTGCTCCAAGGTGTGCTGCATGTACACCGCCAAGCACGCAACTCTGGTCAAGGAGAAGCTGCCCGGGTGCGAGGTCTATGTGTTCTACATGGACATCCGCGCGGCGGGCAAAGGCTACGAGGAGTTCGTGCGCCGCGCGCAGGAGGACCTGGGGGTCAAGTACCTGCGCGGGCGGGTGAGCCGCATCTACCCCGCGGGCGACCAGCTGCGGGTCAAGGGCGCGGACAGCCTGGCGGGGGTGGCGGTGGAGATTGACGCCGACCTAGTGGTGCTGGCGACGGCGCTGCGCGCGCGCGACGACGTCGCGGCGGTGGCGCGCATGTTGAACATCCAGACCGACCAGTACGGGTTCTTCACCGAGGCCCATCCCAAGCTGCGGCCGGTCGAGAATATCTTCGCCGGCATCTACCTCGCCGGAGCCTGCCAGTATCCGCGCGACATCCCCGACACGGTGGCCGCCGCCAGCGCCGTCGCGGGCAAGGTCTGCGGCTTGTTCGCGCGCGATTCGATCCTGAGCGAGGCCAAGATCTCCGAGGTCAACGCCGCCCGCTGCAGCGGCTGTTTGACGTGCAAGGAGATCTGCCCCTACGACGCCATCGAGGCCGAGATCATCACCGACCGCATAACGCGCGAGGAGCGCACCGTGGCCAAGGTCAACGAGGCGGTGTGCCAGGGCTGCGGGGCATGCGTGGCGGCATGTCGCGCGGCCGCGCTCAACCTGCGCGGGTTCACCGACGAGCAGATCCTCGCCGGCATGGAGGCGCTATGCCGGGAGTAG